AATCGTTCGGTGCTTCTGCGGGCCGGAGGCTCCGCGCACCCAGCGACAGCCGCACTTGGTCGAACATCGCAGCGACACGCCGCTGCCTCACTCGCCTACGACGTGAACGATTTCCGCAAGTGCGACGGCAAGATGCCGAGCTGCTCGCGATACTTCGCCACGGTGCGGCGCGCGACCGGGATCCCCTGCTCCTTGAGCTGCTTCGCCAGCGCATCGTCGGACAGCGGCTTGCCGGGATCTTCCTTACCGATGAGCGCCTGAATCGCCTCTCTAACACCGGCATTCGAAACCTCGGTGCCATCCGCCGTCTGATAGCCAGCGGCGAAGAACGCGCGCATCTCCATCAGCCCGTGCGGCGTAAGCACATACTTGCCGGCCACCGCGCGCGAGATGGTCGTCGCGTGCAGGCTGATCTGGTCGGCGATCTCGTTCATCGTCAGCGGCCGCAAATGACGCGGGCCTTTTTCAAGGAAGGCCGGCTGATGCTCGATGAGCTTTTCGGCGATCGAAAGGATGGTCTCCTGTCGCAGCGACAGCGAGCGGATCAGCGTGCGGCCCTCGCGGATTTGCTCGCGCAGGAAGTGCCGCGCCTTCCGATCGTTGGACGACTTGCCGAGCATGTCCTTGTAGAAGTCGCTGATGCGAAGCTTCGGCATGTACTCGTTGGTCAGCCGCGCGCGGAAGCCTTCATCGACCTTCTCGATCACCACATCCGGCTGGATGTAAGGATTCCCGGTCGGGTCGAAATCGCCGCCGGGGTTAGGTGATAGACGGCCGATCCGCGAAGCGGCTTCCGAGATGCGCTCCACGCTGGTGCCGAGAGTCCGCGCGATCTGCGGGTAACGCTTTCTCGCCAACTCCTCCAAATGATCGCGGACGATCTTGTATTCGAGGCTGTTCCCCTCGCCATTGCGCTCGAGCTGCAACAGCAGCGACTCCGGGATCCCCGAGGCACCGATGCCCGCCGGATCGAAGCTCTGCAAAAGCTTCAGGGCCTCCTCCATCGTCTTCTTCGGAATCCCGAGCCGGGACGCCAGTTCGACGGCCGGTAGATCGAGGTAGCCGCGCGGGTCGAGATTCCCGATCAGATGCCGCGCCGCTTGGCGGACATCAGGCTCGACCAGCGAAAGATCGAGCTGGTGGGAAAGGTGCTGCTGGAGGGTCTCCGGCGCGACGATCGAGTTGTAGAGATGCTCGCGACGCTCCTCGTCATCGGCGCTCCACGGATTCGAGCGGCGCTCCATGATCTCGAGGTCGCGCCAGTCATCATCGGTCTCGTTGAGGTGATCGAGCGAGTCCGCCTCCTCTGGATCCGGTGAATTCTCATCCAGCGAAATCGTCTCGGTGATGTCCTCTAACACCGGATTGATTTCCAGTGCCTGCTGGACGAGCTGCTGGAGCTCCATCGAGTTCGCTTGGAGAATCTCCAAGCTGCGCCGCATCTGCGGAGCCAGCGACTGCTGCTGTCCCAGCGATTGATGTAGCGAGGCATCGGCCATGGCGTGAAAATCCGCAGCTCACCGCGGACGCCCCGGATGGAAGCCGATGGTCGAAAATTAGTCTAGCAGATTTCGTGCCACGACGAAAATATATTTTACTTGCGGCATGCTCCATTGTGTGGGAGGCCGGGCGCGGCGGCGCAAGCAGCGGGAATTTCCCCGCCCAAGTCGTCGCCTCCCCACCCCATATGAAGCGAGGAGATTTTTCAGCCTTTGAAAGCAAGATGCGCGCCGCAGGCGTGATGGAAGCGGCGATCGGTGCATTTCGCCACAATTACGAAGCGCTTTGCCGCGAGGAAACCGGCCTGATCCCCGAGTCGGAAATCAAACCCGCGGCAGGACTCACCACCTTCGAGCCCGGCTCGGGTGAATGGGATCCAGCACTGCTCGCCCAGACGGTGGTCATCAAGCTCAACGGCGGCCTCGGCACCAGCATGGGCCTGCAAAAGGTGAAGAGCGTCCTCGAAGTCCGCACGGGCGTGAACTTCCTCGATCTGATCGTCCGCCAGGTCATGGACCTGCGGGAGGCCAGCGGCTCCAAGGTCCGCCTGCTGCTGATGAACAGCTTCTCCACCAGCGAGGACACGCTGGATTACCTCAAGAAGCACGCCGGCGGCGGCTTCGCCGAAGCCTCCGAGGTCGAGCTGATGCAAAACCAGGTGCCGAAGATCGACGAGGCCACCCTCGCCCCGGTCGAGTGGCCCGCGAATCCCTCCCAGGAATGGTGCCCCCCCGGCCACGGCGACCTCTACCCGGCGCTCATCGGTAGCGGCTGGCTCGACCGGCTGCTGGCGGACGGCGTGAAATACGCCTTCGTCTCGAACTCCGACAACCTCGGCGCCGTGCTTGAGCCGGGCCTCCTGAAGCACTTCGCCGAGTCCGGCGCCCCCTTCCTGATGGAAGTCACCCGCCGCACCCCCGCCGATCGCAAGGGCGGCCACCTCGCCGTCCGCGCCGACAATGGCCGCCTGCTGCTGCGCGAGGTCGCCCAGTGCCCGGATGCCGACCTCGATGCGTTCCAGGACATCGACACGCACCAGTATTTCAACACCAACTCGATCTGGCTGCGCCTCGACCTGCTCAAGGAAGAGCTCGCCAAGGGCGGCGGCGTCCTTCCGCTCCCCATGATCAAGAACCGCAAGACGGTCGATCCGCGCGATAAGAACTCTACCCCGGTCATCCAACTCGAAGTCGCCATGGGCGCAGCCATCGAGTGCTTCAAGGGGGCCCAGGCCATTGAGGTTCCCCGCTCGCGCTTCGCCCCGGTGAAGTCCACCGCCGACCTGTTCGCGCTGCGCTCCGACGCCTATTCAATCGGCGACGACGGCCGGGTGGAACTTGTTCCCGCCCGAAATGGCCAGCCGCCCGTGGTGAAGTTAGATGATTCTTACAAACTCGTGGATGCCATCGAACATCTCGGCACCCCTTCACTCGCCGATTGCGAGGAATTGAGTATTTCCGGCCCTCTAACCTTTGAAAATGGCGTCATTCTCCGCGGAAAGGTCGCATTCTCAGCTCCTTCCGGCGAAAACAGGGTTGTTAGAGAAGGAACCTACACCAATGGGGAATTTCCCTACTGAAGGACATTTTCAATTTGCCTACTTGCCATTATGTGCCGGGCTGCTACCCGGACGGCGCGCATGGCGACCATTGGTGAGATCGAACTGTCGGCGGAGGGCTTTGATGCGGTGATTTTCGACTGCGACGGGACTCTGGTGCATTCTATGCCTTATCACTTTGAAGCGTGGTGCGAGGCACTCGCGCTCCATGGTGCGAGCGGCATTTTCAAGGAAGACGTGTTCTACGCGATGGGAGGCCGCCCGACCAAGGACATCGTCGTCGAGATCAACGACGAGTACGGCTTGAAGCTCGACCCCGAAAAGGTCGCCTTCTCCAAGCGCGAGGCATTCCTCAAGAAACTCGACAAGCTGGAGCTCATCGCCGAGGTCGCGGCCTTCGCCGAAAGCCTGCGCGGCAAGGTCCCGATGGCAATCGCCACCGGTGGCACCCGCATGGTCATCGAGAAAACCCTGCAAGCCGTGGGCGTCTCGGACCTCTTCGAGGACGTGGTCACCGCCGACGACGTGAAAGTCGGCAAGCCCGCCCCGGACATCTTCCTGCGGGCCGCCCAACTCCTCGGCGTGAGGCCCGAGAAGTGCCTGGTGCTCGAAGACGCGCCCGCCGGCGTCATGGCAGCCCAGCTCGCGGGAATGGCCGTCATCTCGATCCCCGCTCCGCTGAACTACGTGGTGAAGAAGTAAGCCCAGCGCTTGCCCCTCTGATTTCCGAACCCCGCCCGGTCCGCCGCGGCGGGGTTTTTCGTGCCGTCGTTGCGGCATCTGCGTTCACCTCCTTTTTCGTCCATTGCTGGTCAAACCCGTCAGCAAAGTCACCGCCCCTGCATTCTTCTTATCCCATCCATCCTATCCATCCCAGTCCCAGTCTCTTCCCACGACCCCATCCAATGACGTCCATGCGTTGATTTCCAGCCCCCTGCGCAAACCCACGCAGTCAAAGTTTAGCCGATCCCGAGATTCGCTCTTGATCCCGGGGGGGCTCCTCTTTTGACTCCGCCATGGCGGATATTTCCCTCGGATTGTCGTTCGACGACGTGCTTCTCGTTCCCGCGCTGAGCGAGATTCTCCCTACGGAATCGGACATTTCCACGTTTTTGACAGCCGGTATCCGGCTGAATATCCCGGTTGTCTCGGCCGCGATGGATACGGTCTCGGAGACGGAATTGGCCGTGGCCCTGGCCCGCGAGGGTGGCATGGGAGTGATTCACCGCGCGTGCTCGATCGCTGAGCAGGCCTCGATGGTCTCCCGCGTGAAGCGCTCGGAAAACGCCGTCATCCAGAAGCCGCTCACCGTCAGCAAGGAGCAGACGATCGACGAGATCCGCGCGATCATGGCCGAGCACGGCTTCTCCGGCTTCCCGGTGGTCGATGCCGATGGCCGCCTCGAAGGAATGGTCACCGGCCGCGACGTCCGCTACCTCGACCGCACCGATGCCAAGGTCGAGGACGTGATGACCAAGCACGACAAGCTCGTCACCGCACCCGCCAATACCGAGCTCGAGGAAGCCCGCCGCATTCTCTACCAGAGCCGCATCGAGAAGCTCCCGCTGGTCGATGCCGAGGGCAAGCTCGTCGGCCTCATCACCGGATCCGACATCGAGAAGCGCCTCACCTTCACCCACTCCGCCAAGGACAGCACCGGCCGCCTCCGCTGCGGTGCCGCCGTGGGTGTGGGTCCCGACTGCGTCGAGCGTGGCCAGGCCATGATCGATGCGGGCGCGGACGCGCTCTTCATCGACGCCGCCACCGGTCACACCTCGCGGGTGATGGAAGTCATCTCGAAGCTCCGCTCGCTTTCCGATCGCCCGGTGGTCGCCGGCAATGTGGTCACCGAGCAAGGCGCGAGGGATCTCGTCGCCGCCGGTGCCAGCGCGCTGAAGGTCGGCGTCGGTCCCGGCTCGATCTGCACCACCCGCGTCATCGCGGGTGTCGGCATGCCGCAATTTACCGCGATCCAGAATGTCGCCCGCTACTGCCGCGAGGTCGGCGTGAAAGTCATCGCCGATGGCGGCATCCGCTACTCCGGCGATGTGGTGAAGGCCCTCGCCGCCGGTGCCGACCTCGTCATGCTCGGCTCGATCCTCGCCGGCACCCGCGAAAGCCCCGGCCAGAGCGTCTATTTCCAAGGCCGCCGCTTCAAGACCTACCGCGGCATGGGCTCGCTCGGCGCGATGCGCAAGGGCTCCGGCGACCGCTACGGCCAGAACAGCTCCGGCAAGCTCGTGGCCGAAGGCGTCGAAGGCCGCGTCCCCTACAAGGGCCCGCTCTCGGACGTCATCTTCCAGCTCATGGGCGGCCTCCGCTCCGGCATGGGCTACGTCGGCGCCAATAGCCTCGATGAACTCCGCAGCCGCGCGACCTTCACCCGCATCACCCCCGGCGGCCTACGCGAAAGCCACGTCCACGACATCGTCATCACGGAAGAACCGACCAACTACCAGCCGCTCGGCTGATGCCGATGGTTATTGAGAGAGTGGGAGATTGGCGATCAAGAGATGAGAGCCGATCAAGATACCCAATCACTCAATTTCTAAATCTCCCAATCGCTTAGATCAATTTTCCATGCACGACAGCAACCACGTCGCAGTCCTCGATTTCGGATCGCAGTACACCCAGCTCATCGTCCGCCGCGTCCGCGAGCTCGGCTACTTCGCCAAGCTTTATGCGCTTGAGGACTTCCCCGGCATCGGCAAGCCAGGTGCCATCATCCTCTCCGGCGGACCGAAGAGCACTTCCGAAGTGGATGCACCTGATCTCGACTTCGAAGCGTTGAAAGCCTTCGGCGTGCCGGTGCTCGGCGTCTGCTACGGGATGCAGCTTCTCAACATCAAGTTCGGCGGCACGGTCAAGGCCAGCAACCGCCGCGAGTATGGACCCGCCGCGCTGAAGCCCGACTCCTGCACCGGCCTCTACGAAGGCGTCTCGCCCGAGTCTCAGGTGTGGATGAGCCACTCCGACACCGTGGAGAAGCTCCCCGAGTGCTCGGTGGTGCTCGCCTCCAACCAGCACGGCACACCCGTCTCGCTCAAGTGGGAGGACCGCTTCTACGGCATCCAATTCCACCCCGAGGTGACCCACAGCCACCAGGGCAATCGCATCCTTCACAACTTCCTGCTCACCGCAGGCCCGCTCGAGCCCTTCCGCATCGATGACCTCAAGCGCGAGATCATCGACGGCATCCGCGCCGTCGCCGGGAACAAGCAGGTCGTCTGCGGTGTCTCCGGCGGTGTCGATAGTACGGTGCTTGCCGTACTTCTCCACGAGGCCGGGGTGAACGTCCGCGCCATCTACGTCGACCACGGCCTGATGCGGAAGAACGAGACCGAGGAAGTGCAGAACAACTTCCACCGCATGGGAGTGAAGATCGAGACCATCGATGCCTCCGAGCGTTTCCTCGGTGCACTCGCCGGCGTTTCCGATCCCGAGGCCAAGCGCAAGATCATCGGCGAGCTCTTTATTGACACCTTCTGGGACGCCGTCGGCAATGCCGAGATGCTCGCCCAGGGCACGCTCTATCCGGACGTCATCGAAAGCGCCTCCAACGCCAAGTCGAAGGCGTCAAAAATCAAGACCCACCACAATCGCGTCGATCGCATCCTCGAACTCCAGGCCCAGGGCAAGGTGCTCGAACCGCTCGCCGAGCTCTTCAAGGACGAGGTCCGCGCACTCGGTGCCTCGCTCGGCATCGCGCACGACATCCTCTGGCGTCACCCCTTCCCCGGCCCCGGCCTGGCGGTCCGCTGCCCCGGCGACATCACCGAGGAGAAGCTCCACATCATCCGCGAGTGCGACGCCATCTTCATCGGCAAGCTCAAGGAGCACGGCTGGTATGAGAAGGTCTGGCAATCCTACGCCGCCCTCGTCCCCGTGAAGACCGTCGGCGTCAAAGGCGACGAGCGCTCCTACGAATGGGCCACCAGCCTCCGCGCCGTCATCTCCGAGGACGCCATGACCGCCGATTGGGTCGAGCTCCCCTATCACATCCTCCGCGAGACCAGCCACCGCATCCTCAACGAGGTGAAGGGCATCAACCGCGTCCTCTACGACATCTCGACCAAGCCACCCGCGAGCATTGAGTGGGAGTGAAGCTCTGTCGCGGCTAGCCCGAACCAGGTAGAGAAGATGAAGTCGGAGGTTCTTGAACTAAAAGAGCTGATCGACCGGCTGCGGGCTGCCGACCAGAGCTTCTACGTCTTTGGAGCCAAGTCCCATCGCTACGAGATCGGGCCGCCTCTACCCGAGTCCGAGCTATCAAGCTACGAGAGTCGGTATGGCATCACTCTGCCGGAAGACTACCGGCTCTACTTGTCGATGGTGGGCGATGGCAACGGGCGCAAACTTCGTCCGGGTGACGGGCTTCATACGGTAACGGGCGCTGGGCCGGGCCATGGCAT
This genomic interval from Luteolibacter arcticus contains the following:
- the guaA gene encoding glutamine-hydrolyzing GMP synthase, encoding MHDSNHVAVLDFGSQYTQLIVRRVRELGYFAKLYALEDFPGIGKPGAIILSGGPKSTSEVDAPDLDFEALKAFGVPVLGVCYGMQLLNIKFGGTVKASNRREYGPAALKPDSCTGLYEGVSPESQVWMSHSDTVEKLPECSVVLASNQHGTPVSLKWEDRFYGIQFHPEVTHSHQGNRILHNFLLTAGPLEPFRIDDLKREIIDGIRAVAGNKQVVCGVSGGVDSTVLAVLLHEAGVNVRAIYVDHGLMRKNETEEVQNNFHRMGVKIETIDASERFLGALAGVSDPEAKRKIIGELFIDTFWDAVGNAEMLAQGTLYPDVIESASNAKSKASKIKTHHNRVDRILELQAQGKVLEPLAELFKDEVRALGASLGIAHDILWRHPFPGPGLAVRCPGDITEEKLHIIRECDAIFIGKLKEHGWYEKVWQSYAALVPVKTVGVKGDERSYEWATSLRAVISEDAMTADWVELPYHILRETSHRILNEVKGINRVLYDISTKPPASIEWE
- the rpoN gene encoding RNA polymerase factor sigma-54, with translation MADASLHQSLGQQQSLAPQMRRSLEILQANSMELQQLVQQALEINPVLEDITETISLDENSPDPEEADSLDHLNETDDDWRDLEIMERRSNPWSADDEERREHLYNSIVAPETLQQHLSHQLDLSLVEPDVRQAARHLIGNLDPRGYLDLPAVELASRLGIPKKTMEEALKLLQSFDPAGIGASGIPESLLLQLERNGEGNSLEYKIVRDHLEELARKRYPQIARTLGTSVERISEAASRIGRLSPNPGGDFDPTGNPYIQPDVVIEKVDEGFRARLTNEYMPKLRISDFYKDMLGKSSNDRKARHFLREQIREGRTLIRSLSLRQETILSIAEKLIEHQPAFLEKGPRHLRPLTMNEIADQISLHATTISRAVAGKYVLTPHGLMEMRAFFAAGYQTADGTEVSNAGVREAIQALIGKEDPGKPLSDDALAKQLKEQGIPVARRTVAKYREQLGILPSHLRKSFTS
- a CDS encoding HAD family hydrolase; translated protein: MATIGEIELSAEGFDAVIFDCDGTLVHSMPYHFEAWCEALALHGASGIFKEDVFYAMGGRPTKDIVVEINDEYGLKLDPEKVAFSKREAFLKKLDKLELIAEVAAFAESLRGKVPMAIATGGTRMVIEKTLQAVGVSDLFEDVVTADDVKVGKPAPDIFLRAAQLLGVRPEKCLVLEDAPAGVMAAQLAGMAVISIPAPLNYVVKK
- a CDS encoding UTP--glucose-1-phosphate uridylyltransferase; translation: MKRGDFSAFESKMRAAGVMEAAIGAFRHNYEALCREETGLIPESEIKPAAGLTTFEPGSGEWDPALLAQTVVIKLNGGLGTSMGLQKVKSVLEVRTGVNFLDLIVRQVMDLREASGSKVRLLLMNSFSTSEDTLDYLKKHAGGGFAEASEVELMQNQVPKIDEATLAPVEWPANPSQEWCPPGHGDLYPALIGSGWLDRLLADGVKYAFVSNSDNLGAVLEPGLLKHFAESGAPFLMEVTRRTPADRKGGHLAVRADNGRLLLREVAQCPDADLDAFQDIDTHQYFNTNSIWLRLDLLKEELAKGGGVLPLPMIKNRKTVDPRDKNSTPVIQLEVAMGAAIECFKGAQAIEVPRSRFAPVKSTADLFALRSDAYSIGDDGRVELVPARNGQPPVVKLDDSYKLVDAIEHLGTPSLADCEELSISGPLTFENGVILRGKVAFSAPSGENRVVREGTYTNGEFPY
- the guaB gene encoding IMP dehydrogenase translates to MADISLGLSFDDVLLVPALSEILPTESDISTFLTAGIRLNIPVVSAAMDTVSETELAVALAREGGMGVIHRACSIAEQASMVSRVKRSENAVIQKPLTVSKEQTIDEIRAIMAEHGFSGFPVVDADGRLEGMVTGRDVRYLDRTDAKVEDVMTKHDKLVTAPANTELEEARRILYQSRIEKLPLVDAEGKLVGLITGSDIEKRLTFTHSAKDSTGRLRCGAAVGVGPDCVERGQAMIDAGADALFIDAATGHTSRVMEVISKLRSLSDRPVVAGNVVTEQGARDLVAAGASALKVGVGPGSICTTRVIAGVGMPQFTAIQNVARYCREVGVKVIADGGIRYSGDVVKALAAGADLVMLGSILAGTRESPGQSVYFQGRRFKTYRGMGSLGAMRKGSGDRYGQNSSGKLVAEGVEGRVPYKGPLSDVIFQLMGGLRSGMGYVGANSLDELRSRATFTRITPGGLRESHVHDIVITEEPTNYQPLG